A single Paenibacillus kribbensis DNA region contains:
- the fliM gene encoding flagellar motor switch protein FliM: MVDVLSQGEIDALLAALSSGEMDAEELKKEDTQKKVRAYDFKRALRFSKDHIRSLTRIHENFARYLTTYFSAQLRTFVQINVVQVEQLPYDEFIRSIPKMTILNIFEAEPLEGRMVLEVHPNVAYAMLDRLLGGTGSAPPKVSALTEIETTIMERIFSRTFDSLQEAWKTVLDIEPRLEAMETNPQFMQIVSPNETIALISLSTKIGDTTGMINLCIPHVVLEPIMARLSTHQWFTSQKKSRAPEEIDALRLRVTKAELPIVAELGESRINVAEFLGLSVGDVISLNKPVKEGLSIRIGEKLKFMGSPGMVRDRVAVQIDEVVNEGVEEIDE, from the coding sequence TTGGTGGATGTACTGTCACAAGGGGAAATTGATGCCCTTTTAGCAGCTCTTTCGTCCGGTGAAATGGATGCGGAAGAACTTAAAAAGGAAGATACCCAAAAGAAAGTTCGCGCTTATGATTTCAAAAGGGCGCTTCGTTTTTCCAAGGATCATATTCGGAGTCTGACGCGGATACACGAAAATTTTGCTCGGTATCTGACCACTTATTTTTCAGCTCAGCTTCGTACATTTGTCCAAATTAATGTCGTTCAGGTGGAGCAGCTTCCTTATGATGAATTCATTCGCTCCATTCCGAAAATGACCATTCTGAACATTTTTGAAGCTGAACCGTTGGAAGGCCGAATGGTGCTTGAGGTTCACCCGAATGTAGCTTATGCCATGCTGGACAGGCTTCTCGGAGGAACAGGCTCAGCGCCGCCCAAGGTTAGCGCGTTGACGGAAATCGAGACGACAATCATGGAGCGGATCTTCAGTCGTACCTTTGACAGCCTGCAAGAGGCTTGGAAAACGGTATTGGACATTGAACCGCGTCTGGAGGCGATGGAAACCAATCCGCAGTTTATGCAGATTGTTTCGCCGAATGAAACGATTGCTCTGATTTCGCTCAGTACCAAAATTGGTGATACCACGGGGATGATTAACCTCTGTATCCCGCACGTGGTATTAGAGCCCATTATGGCTAGACTGTCCACGCACCAGTGGTTTACATCCCAAAAGAAATCAAGGGCGCCTGAAGAGATTGACGCCTTGAGATTACGGGTCACCAAGGCAGAGCTTCCTATTGTTGCCGAGCTAGGTGAGTCCCGGATAAATGTGGCTGAGTTTCTAGGCCTTTCGGTTGGGGATGTCATTTCATTGAACAAACCTGTCAAGGAAGGACTGTCCATCCGGATAGGCGAGAAATTGAAGTTTATGGGAAGTCCCGGCATGGTGAGAGATCGTGTTGCCGTACAAATTGACGAAGTTGTCAACGAAGGAGTTGAAGAAATTGACGAGTAA
- the flgG gene encoding flagellar basal body rod protein FlgG — protein sequence MLRSMYSGVSGMKGFQTKLDVIGNNIANVNTTGFKSSRVMFKDILSQTSSGASAPDGTTTAGLNAKQVGLGVSVSSIDTLHLPGSAMTTNNPTDLRINGDGFFLVKMNDAQEVPYLTRAGDFHVDANRNLVTSDGFFVVDTGGTPITLADNVTAFSVSQDGTIVQQLDDGTTDNGTQIGVARVTNPEGLEKIGGSLYRTTVNSNIDAIEPGAANANGLGAIIAGQLEMSNVDLTGEFTEMIVAQRGFQANSRIITTSDEVLQEVVNLKR from the coding sequence ATGTTGAGATCAATGTATTCAGGTGTATCGGGCATGAAGGGCTTTCAAACAAAGCTGGACGTTATCGGTAACAACATTGCCAACGTAAACACAACAGGTTTCAAATCCAGCCGGGTCATGTTCAAGGATATTTTGAGCCAAACAAGTTCGGGGGCAAGCGCACCGGATGGTACGACAACTGCAGGTCTAAATGCCAAGCAGGTTGGTCTAGGGGTATCCGTCAGCTCGATTGACACACTGCATCTTCCAGGTAGCGCAATGACCACCAATAATCCGACAGATTTGCGGATTAACGGCGACGGATTTTTCTTGGTGAAAATGAATGACGCACAAGAGGTCCCTTATCTGACCCGTGCGGGTGATTTTCACGTAGACGCGAACCGAAATCTGGTTACCTCTGATGGATTTTTCGTAGTAGATACAGGCGGAACTCCAATCACACTTGCAGACAACGTTACTGCGTTCTCTGTCTCGCAGGACGGTACGATTGTACAGCAATTGGATGATGGTACGACTGATAACGGTACTCAAATTGGTGTGGCTAGAGTTACTAACCCGGAAGGTTTGGAGAAAATCGGCGGGAGCTTGTACCGTACTACTGTAAACTCCAACATTGATGCAATTGAGCCGGGTGCAGCAAATGCTAATGGTCTGGGAGCTATCATTGCGGGCCAACTGGAGATGTCCAACGTTGATCTGACTGGTGAGTTTACCGAAATGATCGTGGCTCAGCGTGGGTTCCAAGCGAACTCGCGTATCATTACGACCTCGGATGAAGTGCTTCAGGAAGTTGTAAACTTGAAACGATAA
- the fliY gene encoding flagellar motor switch phosphatase FliY, with translation MTSKDYLSQEEIDALLKQSEAGTDSTPAGKTVDDFLTSLEQDALGEIGNITFGSAATALSTLLGQKVDITTPKVSIITRSEFETAFPKPHVAVHVNYVDGFEGINSLVIKKRDAQVIADLMLGGEGNPADEELNEIHISAVQEAMNQMMGSSATSMSTMFNRFVNISPPGIDILDPMHGDGVSSLPDEETLVTVSFRLLIGELIDSTLMQLLPVNFAKRMVSILMNGGEDEEQPQTSAQQTAATAAPEVPQQAKAPQQPPVAAQAPQNAGHGQQPPAYPQDPGYGQPAASGYGAPGYGMSAGVPPQAPYGTPHHYGAVPGRNVNVQPVQFSNLQSGAFAQVDENNLNLLMDIPLRVTVELGRTQKQIKDILELSQGSIIELDKLAGEPVDILVNNKLIAKGEVVVIDENFGVRVTDIVSQWDRIQKLQ, from the coding sequence TTGACGAGTAAAGACTATTTGTCCCAGGAGGAAATTGATGCCTTGCTGAAACAGTCTGAAGCGGGGACGGATTCTACTCCCGCAGGCAAGACCGTTGACGATTTTCTGACTTCTCTGGAGCAGGATGCTCTCGGGGAAATCGGTAATATAACGTTCGGCAGCGCAGCGACGGCTCTTTCCACACTGCTGGGTCAGAAGGTGGACATTACGACACCAAAGGTTTCAATTATTACCCGTTCTGAATTTGAAACGGCATTTCCAAAGCCGCACGTAGCAGTACATGTGAATTACGTCGATGGATTTGAAGGTATTAACTCGCTCGTAATCAAAAAGCGCGATGCGCAGGTTATTGCGGACTTAATGCTTGGTGGTGAAGGAAATCCGGCAGATGAAGAATTAAATGAAATTCATATCAGCGCTGTGCAGGAAGCGATGAACCAGATGATGGGCTCGTCGGCAACCTCGATGTCTACCATGTTTAACCGTTTTGTGAATATCTCTCCACCGGGGATTGATATTTTAGACCCGATGCACGGAGATGGAGTATCCAGCTTGCCAGATGAAGAGACGCTTGTCACAGTATCCTTCCGTCTATTGATCGGTGAACTCATTGACTCTACATTGATGCAGCTGTTACCTGTAAACTTCGCCAAAAGGATGGTAAGCATCCTGATGAATGGCGGAGAGGACGAAGAGCAGCCGCAAACCTCAGCACAGCAGACAGCTGCAACAGCGGCTCCGGAAGTGCCGCAACAAGCCAAGGCTCCGCAGCAGCCGCCTGTAGCCGCTCAGGCGCCACAGAATGCAGGCCACGGACAGCAGCCGCCAGCATATCCTCAAGACCCGGGATATGGACAGCCAGCAGCTTCAGGCTATGGAGCACCGGGTTATGGAATGTCGGCTGGTGTACCGCCGCAAGCTCCTTATGGGACACCTCATCACTACGGTGCAGTACCGGGACGTAATGTAAATGTGCAGCCTGTACAATTTTCTAACCTACAGTCTGGTGCATTTGCGCAAGTCGATGAAAACAATTTAAATTTATTGATGGACATTCCCCTTAGAGTCACCGTAGAATTAGGAAGGACCCAAAAGCAAATTAAAGATATTCTGGAGCTCTCACAAGGTTCAATTATTGAACTGGACAAACTTGCCGGGGAGCCGGTCGACATCCTAGTTAACAACAAATTGATTGCTAAGGGCGAGGTTGTCGTGATCGACGAGAACTTTGGCGTGCGTGTAACAGATATTGTAAGCCAATGGGACCGTATTCAAAAATTACAATAA
- a CDS encoding flagellar biosynthetic protein FliO encodes MDTKQGASDALSTSSNIGNIAWVLFVLILIIVLIVYLIRFLSKRNQSWFSNRSVRILGGVGLGPNKSLQLVEVGSSVYLIGVGEDIRLVDKVSDPEEVEQILAALEQEASLQRGPIAPLFAKIADKLRRNNAVQQQPEEETSFHEMFEAKLRQMPNRKDKLEKLRNEENTTDRSGDS; translated from the coding sequence ATGGATACAAAACAGGGTGCCTCTGACGCATTGAGTACATCCAGCAATATAGGCAACATCGCCTGGGTCCTTTTTGTGCTAATCTTGATCATCGTACTGATCGTGTACTTGATACGGTTTTTGAGTAAAAGAAATCAGAGCTGGTTCAGCAACCGCTCCGTTCGCATACTGGGAGGCGTGGGGCTGGGCCCCAATAAATCCCTTCAGCTTGTTGAAGTTGGTAGCAGTGTGTACCTCATTGGTGTAGGAGAAGATATCCGGCTTGTTGACAAAGTATCCGATCCTGAAGAAGTGGAGCAAATTTTGGCCGCACTGGAGCAGGAAGCTTCTCTGCAGCGCGGCCCAATTGCCCCGCTGTTCGCTAAAATCGCGGACAAGCTTCGTCGGAACAACGCGGTACAGCAGCAGCCTGAAGAAGAAACGTCGTTTCACGAGATGTTTGAAGCCAAGCTTCGGCAGATGCCAAATCGCAAGGATAAACTTGAAAAGCTGCGCAATGAGGAGAATACTACAGATCGGTCGGGAGATTCATGA
- a CDS encoding flagellar hook capping FlgD N-terminal domain-containing protein, with amino-acid sequence MTTTDNNVSTSNVWPNYNVNNVKTASAKDTKTMGKDQFLKILITQLQNQDPMQPLEDKEFIAQMAQFSSVEQLMNISTQLTALGQSLGTASGLIGKEVSWIEAGKKDPLTGETAAGTTKSGIVDSIVIRDGVQYAKMGSSEVALKDVTSVGQPNSTAPATATSDTTPSSSTGSGENS; translated from the coding sequence ATGACGACTACAGACAACAATGTATCCACCAGTAACGTCTGGCCGAATTACAATGTGAATAATGTCAAAACAGCAAGTGCCAAGGATACCAAAACGATGGGTAAGGATCAATTTTTGAAAATTTTGATCACCCAGCTGCAAAATCAGGACCCGATGCAGCCTTTGGAGGATAAAGAATTTATCGCTCAAATGGCCCAGTTTTCTTCGGTGGAGCAACTGATGAACATTTCTACGCAGTTGACTGCATTGGGACAGTCTTTGGGCACAGCTTCCGGATTGATAGGGAAGGAAGTTAGCTGGATTGAGGCAGGTAAAAAAGATCCCCTGACGGGTGAAACAGCCGCAGGTACGACGAAAAGCGGAATCGTAGATTCTATCGTTATTCGCGACGGTGTGCAGTATGCCAAAATGGGATCGTCCGAGGTAGCATTAAAAGATGTTACATCGGTAGGCCAGCCTAACTCAACAGCTCCTGCAACAGCAACGTCAGATACTACACCTTCTTCCTCTACTGGAAGCGGTGAGAACTCATGA
- the fliP gene encoding flagellar type III secretion system pore protein FliP (The bacterial flagellar biogenesis protein FliP forms a type III secretion system (T3SS)-type pore required for flagellar assembly.): protein MRKKIILACLLLVLFSFISVTAASAEPIPNIDIQVGNSDKGQPGATSLSIILLITVISVAPALLMLMTSFTRIVIVLGFVRTSLGTQQMPPNQVLVGLALFLTLFIMAPTFSAMNETALQPYLKGDITQSQALDKASVPIKTFMFSHTREKDLLLFMKYTKMEKPKNYQEIPLTVMVPAYAISELKTAFQMGFMIFIPFLVIDIVVSSTLMAMGMMMLPPVMISLPFKILLFVLVDGWYLVVKSLLLSFNT from the coding sequence ATGAGAAAAAAGATTATACTAGCATGTTTGCTGCTTGTCTTGTTCAGCTTCATTTCGGTGACGGCGGCCTCTGCAGAACCGATTCCGAACATTGATATTCAAGTCGGCAATTCGGACAAAGGACAGCCCGGTGCCACCTCGCTGTCTATTATTTTACTTATAACGGTCATTAGTGTAGCGCCGGCGTTGCTCATGCTTATGACAAGTTTTACGCGAATTGTGATTGTGCTCGGATTTGTGCGAACCTCGCTGGGGACACAGCAGATGCCGCCCAATCAGGTGCTTGTCGGACTGGCTTTGTTTCTCACTTTATTCATTATGGCCCCGACGTTCTCGGCTATGAACGAAACTGCGCTTCAGCCATATCTGAAGGGGGATATAACACAGTCCCAGGCGCTGGACAAGGCATCGGTACCGATCAAGACTTTTATGTTCTCTCATACGCGTGAGAAGGATCTACTGCTCTTTATGAAGTACACCAAGATGGAAAAACCAAAAAATTATCAGGAAATTCCATTAACAGTGATGGTCCCGGCTTATGCAATCAGTGAGTTGAAAACGGCATTTCAGATGGGTTTTATGATTTTCATACCATTTTTAGTCATAGACATTGTGGTGTCGAGTACACTCATGGCTATGGGGATGATGATGCTGCCGCCTGTAATGATTTCACTTCCTTTTAAGATACTGCTTTTTGTGCTTGTAGATGGCTGGTATTTGGTCGTCAAATCATTGCTTCTGAGTTTTAACACATGA
- the flhB gene encoding flagellar biosynthesis protein FlhB — MSGLEERSLSFKYAMNLQLFSGEKTEKATPKKKQDARQKGQVAKSMELPASGVLLATFFCLMMFGGYFKDHAVRLFRDIFMNRLNMEVTPNTTLLMMGEYGVQIIIMLAPIFIGAIVIGIAANYMQIGFLLTGEGITPKFSKIDPIKGFKNIFSMRSLVEFLKSVLKMTVIGYLVYSVLWKTKADLPKLAEMSGDQMLSFTASLTMELGLKIGVVLFILAVLDYMYQRYEHEKNLRMSKQDIKDEYKKMEGDPLIKGKIRERQRRMAMQRMMQEVPNADVIITNPTHFAVALKYDGSEMEAPQIIAKGQDYVALRIKEIAKQNGVITMENKPLARALFQRAEIGDAIPADLFQAVAEVLAYVYKLKGKVK, encoded by the coding sequence ATGTCTGGTCTGGAGGAACGTAGTTTGTCATTTAAATATGCTATGAACCTGCAGTTGTTCTCAGGGGAAAAAACGGAAAAAGCTACACCCAAAAAGAAACAGGATGCAAGACAAAAAGGGCAGGTTGCCAAAAGCATGGAGTTGCCCGCCTCCGGTGTTTTGCTGGCTACGTTTTTTTGCCTTATGATGTTCGGCGGGTATTTTAAGGATCATGCGGTTCGCTTGTTTCGGGATATATTTATGAATCGCCTCAATATGGAGGTAACACCAAACACAACGCTGCTGATGATGGGTGAGTATGGCGTGCAAATCATCATTATGCTGGCTCCTATTTTTATTGGGGCTATTGTCATCGGGATAGCGGCGAATTACATGCAGATCGGTTTTTTATTAACCGGAGAGGGCATTACGCCCAAGTTTAGCAAGATTGATCCGATTAAAGGATTCAAAAATATTTTTTCTATGAGGTCATTGGTCGAATTCCTGAAATCAGTTTTAAAGATGACCGTGATTGGTTATCTGGTGTACAGCGTACTTTGGAAAACAAAGGCAGACCTACCCAAACTGGCTGAAATGTCCGGTGATCAAATGTTGAGCTTCACGGCTTCATTAACGATGGAACTGGGGCTTAAAATTGGCGTGGTGCTGTTCATTTTAGCGGTATTGGATTATATGTACCAACGCTATGAACATGAGAAAAACCTGAGAATGTCCAAACAGGACATCAAGGATGAGTACAAGAAAATGGAGGGTGACCCGCTGATCAAAGGGAAAATCCGCGAACGGCAGCGCCGTATGGCCATGCAGCGTATGATGCAGGAAGTTCCTAATGCAGATGTCATCATCACCAACCCTACGCACTTTGCTGTGGCTTTGAAATATGACGGTTCGGAGATGGAAGCCCCTCAGATTATTGCGAAAGGGCAAGATTACGTAGCACTCCGAATTAAGGAAATTGCCAAGCAAAACGGCGTTATAACGATGGAAAACAAGCCGCTGGCGCGGGCGCTGTTTCAAAGAGCCGAAATCGGGGATGCGATACCAGCTGACCTGTTTCAGGCCGTTGCCGAAGTGCTGGCGTATGTATATAAATTAAAAGGTAAAGTGAAATAA
- a CDS encoding flagellar hook-length control protein FliK, with the protein MTLISQSVSLGSSQTAGSTTSASTTNTAAAGAANGAFNQTLTQMMTGGQTGSAGADANGSPLVMVLPLIAAGESLEAPSEPLVETLAPLLQNLEQLDDQVASDPALLAALQSWIQQVQQFLQGGGANQQTDGGETTEATGLTALAANPATLRFALQDALSQLANVAEQASGEQKSQVTQLLQSLQSVTAGTGTISDEQWNGVMKAVELADAGDSQAAQPSANRANGTQTLTVASTDKQVVAPEQQASQGGTSQQGSEGQRSSTNLHVQSAVKATATDESSTFVDATEQADPAVTDNQTPVITTAGQLSVQTQGTAPSAPAQPVVHVRQFAKEMTEFVVQKLDIVKHSGLTEATIMLRPEHLGQLEVKLTMQNGHLVAQFMTEHSGAKDLLEQQMSQLRTSLQSQGIQVDKVEVTHNESLSSHMYQDGRGSGANQQQQSNQRSKAQSREENEDALKVAEMAEELRNWTAEQRADDVNRTGSFTAQA; encoded by the coding sequence ATGACCCTTATTTCTCAAAGTGTATCTCTTGGTTCCAGTCAGACAGCGGGTAGCACGACGTCAGCATCAACAACGAATACAGCAGCAGCTGGAGCAGCAAACGGTGCGTTTAATCAAACACTTACGCAAATGATGACAGGCGGGCAAACGGGCTCAGCCGGGGCAGATGCTAACGGTTCTCCATTAGTTATGGTACTTCCACTTATTGCAGCTGGAGAATCTCTGGAAGCTCCATCCGAGCCGCTTGTCGAAACATTGGCTCCTTTGCTGCAAAATCTTGAGCAGCTGGATGATCAGGTAGCTTCTGATCCTGCTTTGCTTGCAGCTCTGCAATCATGGATTCAGCAAGTTCAACAGTTTTTGCAAGGCGGCGGAGCTAACCAACAGACAGATGGTGGAGAAACGACAGAGGCAACAGGCTTAACGGCTTTGGCAGCTAATCCGGCTACTCTTCGATTTGCATTGCAGGACGCTTTGTCACAGCTTGCTAATGTAGCAGAGCAGGCTTCAGGAGAACAAAAGTCCCAGGTGACACAGCTGCTACAATCGCTTCAAAGCGTGACAGCTGGTACGGGAACTATTTCCGATGAGCAGTGGAATGGTGTGATGAAAGCTGTGGAACTCGCTGATGCTGGAGATTCACAAGCTGCTCAGCCTTCTGCAAATCGTGCTAATGGTACTCAGACATTGACAGTAGCTTCTACTGACAAACAGGTTGTTGCTCCTGAGCAGCAAGCGAGTCAAGGTGGAACGAGTCAACAAGGCTCAGAAGGACAACGTTCATCCACTAATCTGCATGTTCAATCTGCAGTTAAAGCGACTGCAACGGATGAATCTAGTACATTCGTAGATGCAACTGAGCAAGCAGACCCGGCAGTAACTGACAATCAGACTCCAGTGATCACGACTGCAGGACAGCTTTCGGTACAGACGCAAGGAACAGCACCTTCGGCTCCGGCCCAACCTGTTGTGCATGTACGACAATTTGCCAAGGAAATGACTGAATTTGTAGTGCAGAAGCTTGATATTGTAAAGCATTCCGGTTTAACGGAAGCTACGATCATGCTTCGTCCGGAACATCTGGGTCAGCTGGAAGTTAAGCTGACGATGCAGAATGGTCATCTGGTCGCCCAATTCATGACAGAGCATAGCGGAGCGAAAGATTTGCTGGAACAGCAAATGTCGCAGCTGCGTACCAGCCTGCAAAGCCAGGGCATTCAGGTTGATAAGGTGGAAGTAACACATAATGAATCACTTTCCTCCCATATGTATCAGGATGGCCGCGGCTCCGGTGCTAATCAACAACAGCAATCCAACCAGCGTTCCAAAGCTCAAAGTAGAGAAGAGAACGAGGATGCTTTGAAGGTAGCCGAAATGGCAGAAGAGCTGCGCAACTGGACAGCAGAACAACGCGCAGATGATGTGAATCGGACAGGTTCCTTTACAGCACAAGCGTAA
- a CDS encoding flagellar FlbD family protein — protein sequence MIPLTRLNGSPMWLNALLIETVEETPDTYVTLVTGKRLIVLEKAADVVSLIKDYSREIGIHAATIKVQQMEEDE from the coding sequence ATGATCCCGTTGACGCGGCTGAACGGCTCGCCTATGTGGCTTAATGCGCTGCTCATTGAGACTGTGGAGGAAACACCGGATACATACGTCACTTTGGTGACGGGGAAACGGTTGATTGTATTGGAAAAAGCGGCAGATGTCGTCTCCTTGATCAAGGATTACAGCCGTGAAATCGGCATCCATGCCGCCACGATAAAAGTGCAACAAATGGAGGAAGACGAATGA
- the fliR gene encoding flagellar biosynthetic protein FliR yields the protein MNMVLQSFPVFLLIFCRIASFFVVAPIFSTRGVPNIYKVGISGFLALVVYLTYGTHQQVPTDVVYVLLVGREVLIGLLLGFTAYLFMTAIQTAGSFIDLQVGFGMASVFDPMTGASTPLTGNFKFAIAVLFFLSINGHHHLLNAILYSYDWVPLTNDFFVKLYGGSVTEFLVRTFAESFLLAFQIAAPIVVATFLTDVGLGFLAKTAPQFNIFVIGVPLKIIVGLFMLLLLMPSFAFIFEKLFSVMFESMRNLLDIMGTRP from the coding sequence ATGAACATGGTGTTACAGAGTTTTCCTGTTTTTCTGCTGATTTTTTGTCGGATTGCCTCGTTTTTTGTAGTAGCACCTATCTTTTCAACCCGAGGAGTACCTAATATCTATAAGGTTGGAATTTCAGGATTTCTGGCTTTGGTCGTGTATCTTACCTACGGTACACATCAACAGGTACCAACCGATGTTGTATATGTGCTGTTAGTAGGTCGTGAAGTGCTGATTGGGTTGCTGTTGGGGTTTACTGCATATTTGTTTATGACAGCGATCCAGACCGCCGGTTCATTTATTGATCTACAGGTAGGTTTTGGGATGGCCAGCGTGTTCGATCCCATGACAGGCGCTTCAACGCCTTTAACAGGGAATTTCAAGTTTGCCATAGCTGTGTTGTTCTTTTTAAGTATCAATGGGCACCATCACCTGCTGAATGCAATCTTATATAGCTATGATTGGGTACCGCTGACAAATGATTTTTTTGTGAAACTGTATGGCGGCAGTGTAACTGAATTCCTGGTACGCACCTTTGCGGAATCCTTTTTGCTGGCCTTCCAAATTGCTGCTCCCATTGTAGTGGCTACTTTTCTGACGGATGTGGGCCTTGGCTTTTTAGCAAAAACAGCGCCTCAGTTTAACATTTTTGTCATTGGTGTACCGCTTAAAATTATTGTGGGATTGTTCATGTTGCTGCTTCTCATGCCAAGTTTTGCTTTTATATTCGAAAAATTGTTTTCTGTGATGTTCGAATCCATGCGCAACTTATTGGATATTATGGGCACCCGCCCTTAA
- a CDS encoding TIGR02530 family flagellar biosynthesis protein, which produces MNDRITVGRLFPANVPPAAIPQNRTNPVPKNAKPFDQVLQEQVVKLSNHAAKRLEQRGIELRSDQMEKINSAVDKAAAKGAKESLILMQDMALIVSVPNRTVVTAMDKQSMEDNVFTQIDSAVIIS; this is translated from the coding sequence ATGAATGACAGAATAACGGTTGGACGCCTTTTTCCCGCCAATGTTCCTCCGGCAGCGATTCCGCAAAACCGGACTAATCCAGTGCCGAAGAATGCCAAACCATTCGATCAGGTACTGCAGGAACAGGTTGTCAAGCTGAGCAATCATGCGGCCAAGCGGCTGGAGCAGCGAGGAATAGAGTTGAGAAGCGATCAGATGGAAAAGATTAACTCCGCTGTCGATAAGGCGGCTGCCAAAGGTGCCAAGGAATCATTGATTTTAATGCAGGATATGGCTTTGATTGTAAGTGTGCCTAATCGGACAGTAGTTACAGCAATGGACAAGCAGTCCATGGAGGATAACGTATTTACGCAAATAGACAGTGCCGTAATTATTTCATAA
- a CDS encoding response regulator, with translation MANRILIVDDAAFMRMMIRDILSKNGFEVVGEAQDGSQAIEKFKELRPDLITMDITMPEMDGIAALKEIKQIDANAKVIMCSAMGQQAMVIDAIQAGAKDFIVKPFQSDRVIEAINKTLGI, from the coding sequence ATGGCAAACCGTATTTTGATCGTGGACGATGCTGCATTTATGAGAATGATGATTCGGGACATCCTGTCCAAAAATGGATTTGAAGTAGTAGGAGAGGCCCAGGACGGATCACAGGCGATTGAAAAATTCAAGGAGCTTCGTCCGGACCTGATTACGATGGATATTACGATGCCCGAAATGGACGGCATTGCCGCTCTGAAGGAAATCAAACAAATTGACGCCAACGCAAAGGTTATTATGTGTTCTGCGATGGGACAGCAAGCCATGGTTATTGATGCCATTCAAGCTGGTGCAAAAGATTTTATCGTTAAGCCTTTCCAATCGGATCGGGTTATCGAAGCCATTAACAAAACACTGGGTATCTAA
- the fliQ gene encoding flagellar biosynthesis protein FliQ, translated as MTSEFIISLAGQAVYIVLKVSAPMLILGLVVGLIISIFQATTQIQEQTLAFVPKIVAVLLALLLFGPWILTTLVDFTYNILDNLYKYIG; from the coding sequence ATGACTTCGGAGTTTATTATTTCCCTGGCTGGACAAGCGGTGTACATTGTACTCAAGGTGAGCGCTCCGATGCTGATTTTGGGGCTAGTCGTGGGTTTGATTATCAGCATTTTTCAGGCGACAACCCAAATTCAGGAGCAGACACTGGCCTTTGTTCCGAAGATTGTCGCCGTATTGCTGGCGTTGCTTTTGTTCGGACCTTGGATATTGACCACTTTAGTGGACTTTACGTATAACATTCTGGACAATTTGTACAAATATATAGGTTAG
- a CDS encoding flagellar basal body-associated FliL family protein: MKKMLPWLITILLAITLIAGAAFVLIPALSGKKSEVTPNVQATQAEQLPRLSADELVEVSSEITGIKTNLADADYIVQMNLSFQLNDAKAKEAFEKIKDISIKPIVIQLLADTKPDELRTAKGRSQFSDKLTDLINKSLPEGHLGNAKITDFLLAAI, encoded by the coding sequence ATGAAGAAGATGCTGCCATGGCTCATTACAATTTTACTCGCGATTACTTTGATTGCAGGCGCGGCCTTTGTACTTATACCAGCGCTTAGCGGGAAGAAGTCGGAAGTCACTCCGAATGTGCAAGCCACCCAAGCAGAACAGCTTCCAAGATTGTCAGCAGATGAACTGGTGGAAGTGAGTTCTGAAATTACCGGTATCAAAACGAATTTAGCGGACGCCGATTACATTGTACAGATGAATCTTTCTTTCCAATTGAACGATGCCAAAGCAAAAGAAGCTTTTGAAAAAATCAAAGACATTAGTATTAAGCCTATTGTTATTCAATTACTTGCAGACACCAAGCCTGATGAGCTCAGAACGGCTAAAGGCCGTAGCCAATTCAGTGACAAGCTGACGGATCTCATCAACAAGTCGCTCCCTGAAGGTCACCTGGGGAACGCCAAAATTACAGACTTTTTACTGGCAGCCATATGA